The sequence GGAAGGCATTGCAATAGCGGAAAACCCTGATTACCTGAGTACCCAACTTATTACGTACCTGGGAAATAAAAGGAATTTGCTTCCTTTTATTGCCGCAGGAATTGAGCGGGTCAGAAAAAAATTGCATTGTAAAAAGCTAAAAACCTTTGATGTTTTTGCCGGTTCAGGAATTGTCTCGCGACTTTTAAAGCAGTATTCCTCTGAGCTGTACTGCAATGATCTTGAAGAATATGCCACGGTGATAAATCAGTGCTATTTAACCAACAGAGAAGATTTTCCTCAAAAAGAATTCGAAGAATATTTTTCCAGAATCCGGTGGACCCTGGAACACGAACCGCTCAGAGAAGGTTTTATAAGCCGCCTCTATGCCCCTCAGGACGATGCAAACATACAAAAGGGAGAGCGGGTTTTTTACACCCGAAGAAATGCCCAGTACCTGGATACGGCCCGGCAGCTTATTGCCCAGGTTCCTCAGCAGTTACAGAAGTTTTTCCTGGGCCCCCTGTTGTCCGAAGCTTCTATCCACGCAAACACCGCAGGGATTTTTAAGGGGTTTTATAAAAACAGACATACCGGGATAGGACAGTTCGGCGGTAGTAACCAGGATGCGCTGTATCGAATCAAAGGAGAGATTACCTTACCGTATCCGGTGTTAAGTAATTTTTCCTGTTATTGCCAGGTCCTGAATGGGGATGCAAACAAAATATGCGAATCTGTCCCAGAGGTTGATGTGGCCTACCTTGATCCTCCCTACAATCAGCATCCCTATGGATCTAACTACTTCATGCTTAATCTTATCGTCCAGTACCGGGAGCCAGAAGCCATCTCTCAGGTTTCTGGAATCCCAAAGGACTGGAAGCGGTCGGCCTATAATAGTCGACCCTCTGCGGTTCGAGCCCTGGCCGAAATAATAGAAAAAATACGGGCCAAATATGTACTGGTCTCTTTTAATTCAGAAGGTTTTATTTCTTTCCAGGAAATGCAGGGGCTTCTTCAAAAATATGGGCGCCTCGAAATTCTTGAGACCTCCTACAACGTGTTTCGGGGAAGTAGGAATCTCGCGAGCCGGCCCCTGCATGTAAAAGAGTATTTATATCTTTTGGAAAAATTTTAAGTTGTTACTTTGCCGTACGAAAAAGGGAGCGGCTGTTCCTTGCAGCTGGAGCGCCTGCCAGCGGGCTCCCTTTTTTTCGTCAAGGATTATCCAGGACGGAGTATTCAAGAACTAGGAGTTCGCCGAGGGTTTGGGGAGATAGGGTTCCAGGACCTTGGCAAGGGACGGCAGGTTCCTGCTCTGGATCCAGATTGTGCCGGGCCCATAATATTCGCAGACGAGTCCTTCGCCACTGAATACGCTCGACATGAGTCCCCGGCTGGCGGTGCGTATTTTATATTGAACCGTTTCTTCAAAGGCGACGATGTGTCCCGCATCTACTTTGTAGTTTTCTCCTGCCTTGAGCGTTTTTTTGATAATAGCTCCGTAGGAAGAAAGAAACACCATTCCCCGACCGTGCAGGTGTTGGAGGAAAAGCCCTTCCCCTGAAAAGAGGGCCTTCATGGACCCCTTGGTTTGTAGCTCTATGTCGGGACTGCTGGCCAGCCAGGCGCCGCCCTGGGCGAAAAGCCCATTCCCTTCTAGTTCTACTACCAGAATGTCGCCGGGGTAGGACGGTGCAAGGATAAGCTCGCTTCCATTCTCTTGAGCCGTAAAGAGCGAAGCAAAGATGTTTTCTCCGCCCAGGGCGGCGCCGATGGCCCCGAAAAACCCCTTGCCGGTGGTTTTAGCCTGGAGCTCCACGGAAGGGCTCATGGCCACCATGGCTCCGGCCTCGGCTTTAATTTGTTCTTGTGCATCAAGTATGATATGAAGAGTAGAAAAAACGGGCGCATGGTGAATTTCGTACCGCATGATTGCCTCCTTTTGCTTTTTGTGGATCCGTGTTCTACAATGAGAGTAATGGGTCCTGGCCCCTTATGCAAGGGTTAAAGCTTTGTTTTAAGGGGTGATCGCAGGGGGCCTTTTGTGAAGAATAGCCTCCTGTGACAGAAATTGGGTAGCTTTTTTGTAGATTTTTTAAAGAGAAGAGCCGTTTTTACCCTATAGCAGAGGGTTTGTCACGGGAATATGAGGAAATAGGGGAGAACCATGGTACGGAAATACAGTTTTTCTCGGCAGGGTTTTGTAGAAAGCACTGATACTCCTGCCTTGTTACATTTCTTTGAGGTAACCCAGAAAGAGATGGATGAACTTGTAAATACCTACAATCTCGATCCCCACAACATCGCTTCTGCCCTTGATCCTGAAGAAGTGGCCCGTCTGGAATATGACGATGAAACAGGTATTACCACCCTTATCTGGAAGGTCCCTACGACGATTAGATTGAATGAACTTTCATCGTTTAATGTAGTAACTATGGGGCTTTTTGTAATTGGAAGTATCATCATTGTTATCTCCGCAGATGAATGTGGTTATTTTGGCTCCATCTCTGGCAAAAATGCGGCCCCCCGTCAAATCAATGATCCCTTCGATATCCTCTTGGTGATTATTGAACGGACTATCCGCCATTTTGTGGAACATCTGCGGGTTATCAAGATGCTGTCAAAAGAAATACAACAAAAGCTTAATAGCAGCATGGGAAATGAGTATCTTCTCCAGATGTTTTCGTTAAGCGAAATCCTCATTTACTATCTGGATGCCATTAACAGTAATCGGGTGGTATTGCAAAAATTAGCCCAGTTTATCCAGCATCATCAGATGGGGGATATGGATTTTCTCATGGACCTCCAGATAGAAGTAGAACAAGCGGCCCGGCAGGCGGAAATTTACTCAGAGGTTTTTACGGGGCTTATGGATGCCCGCGGGTCTATCGTTAATAATAACATGAATATGCTCATGAAAAAGCTTACCATTTTGAACAGTATCTTTTTGCCCCTTAACCTTATTGCCGGCATTGGGGGCATGTCCGAATATACCATGATAACCGCAGGAATCCCCTGGCCGATTTCGTACGGCATTATGGCGGTAATTATGACTGTGCTTGGCGTTGTTTCCTATCGACTTCTGGATAAGATGCAAAATATTTCTGGGGAAAAACGGCGACTTTCAAAAAAATAATGGGATGCCATCTATATCAAGTATACCAGGTGGTAATATATTTGAGGGTCCCTGCGCCGAGGTTCGCTGGATTCATTAGGCCCTAAGTGCCGGACACTTTTGAAATAGCTCTTTTATTTCTTTTTGAGCAGGGCCGCAAAGGGATTGTAGGTGTCGTTCGCATCATCGCTGGCCATGTATTTTTGGGAAATCGCTTCTTCCTCAGCGGAGCTTGCAGGTTTAAGGGAAATGCGTTTTCGGTTGCTGTCCACCTCGAGCACCTGGACGGTGAGGGTCTGACCAATGCGGACCGCATCTTTTACATTATTGTATTTACCACCGCCACGGAGTTCTGACACATGCACGAGGCCATCCAATCCCGGCTCCAGGTTCACAAAGGCTCCGTAGTCGGTAATGCGAACCACTTTCCCTGAATGTTTTGAGCCTACAGGATACTTTTCCTCCGCCTTGTTCCAGGGGTCCTCCTGGAGGCTCTTCATGCTCAGGGTGATTTTTTCCGTGTTCCAATCTAGCTT comes from Treponema sp. J25 and encodes:
- a CDS encoding TIGR00266 family protein, producing the protein MRYEIHHAPVFSTLHIILDAQEQIKAEAGAMVAMSPSVELQAKTTGKGFFGAIGAALGGENIFASLFTAQENGSELILAPSYPGDILVVELEGNGLFAQGGAWLASSPDIELQTKGSMKALFSGEGLFLQHLHGRGMVFLSSYGAIIKKTLKAGENYKVDAGHIVAFEETVQYKIRTASRGLMSSVFSGEGLVCEYYGPGTIWIQSRNLPSLAKVLEPYLPKPSANS
- a CDS encoding magnesium transporter CorA family protein → MVRKYSFSRQGFVESTDTPALLHFFEVTQKEMDELVNTYNLDPHNIASALDPEEVARLEYDDETGITTLIWKVPTTIRLNELSSFNVVTMGLFVIGSIIIVISADECGYFGSISGKNAAPRQINDPFDILLVIIERTIRHFVEHLRVIKMLSKEIQQKLNSSMGNEYLLQMFSLSEILIYYLDAINSNRVVLQKLAQFIQHHQMGDMDFLMDLQIEVEQAARQAEIYSEVFTGLMDARGSIVNNNMNMLMKKLTILNSIFLPLNLIAGIGGMSEYTMITAGIPWPISYGIMAVIMTVLGVVSYRLLDKMQNISGEKRRLSKK
- a CDS encoding DNA adenine methylase; translated protein: MAENPDYLSTQLITYLGNKRNLLPFIAAGIERVRKKLHCKKLKTFDVFAGSGIVSRLLKQYSSELYCNDLEEYATVINQCYLTNREDFPQKEFEEYFSRIRWTLEHEPLREGFISRLYAPQDDANIQKGERVFYTRRNAQYLDTARQLIAQVPQQLQKFFLGPLLSEASIHANTAGIFKGFYKNRHTGIGQFGGSNQDALYRIKGEITLPYPVLSNFSCYCQVLNGDANKICESVPEVDVAYLDPPYNQHPYGSNYFMLNLIVQYREPEAISQVSGIPKDWKRSAYNSRPSAVRALAEIIEKIRAKYVLVSFNSEGFISFQEMQGLLQKYGRLEILETSYNVFRGSRNLASRPLHVKEYLYLLEKF